The bacterium genome includes a window with the following:
- a CDS encoding glycosyltransferase family 2 protein, with amino-acid sequence MGTVVSFVIPVFNAGSTIGPLVRALVEQFAGTYALDVVLVDDASSDDSEQACLRLQAEHPELITYLRLARNFGEHNAVMAGLHHARGEYVVTMDDDLQHAPQEVTKLLAEMANGHDIVYASYETRRDPWLRRAASALHGRLARVFLRKPVTLTLSTFRVMNAFLCKEIIKYSGPMPYIDAIVLRLTSNIGSVPVEHRARRSGRSTYTIAKLVSVWGNSLVSYSLIPLRIIGLLGVLFVVLGSLHGGFILLDIGAPDRAEPSGYERLSAVITFFRGLQLVAISIVGEYVGRTFLHLNRDPQFVVRRTLPATGSERRRAGPPAAP; translated from the coding sequence GTGGGCACCGTCGTTTCGTTCGTCATACCCGTCTTCAACGCCGGGTCGACCATCGGGCCGCTCGTGCGCGCCCTCGTCGAGCAGTTCGCCGGGACGTACGCGCTCGACGTCGTCCTCGTCGACGACGCCAGCAGCGACGACAGCGAGCAGGCGTGCCTGCGCCTGCAGGCCGAGCACCCCGAGCTGATCACGTACCTGCGGCTGGCGCGCAACTTCGGGGAGCACAACGCCGTCATGGCCGGCCTGCACCACGCGCGCGGAGAGTACGTGGTGACCATGGACGACGACCTGCAGCACGCGCCGCAGGAGGTCACCAAGCTCCTGGCGGAGATGGCCAACGGGCACGACATCGTCTACGCCAGCTACGAAACCCGGCGCGATCCCTGGCTGCGGCGGGCGGCGAGCGCGCTGCACGGCCGGCTCGCCCGCGTCTTCCTGCGCAAGCCCGTCACGCTGACGCTCTCGACCTTCCGCGTCATGAACGCCTTCCTCTGCAAGGAGATCATCAAGTACAGCGGGCCGATGCCCTACATCGACGCGATCGTCCTGCGCCTGACCTCGAACATCGGCTCGGTGCCCGTGGAACACCGCGCCCGCCGCAGCGGGCGGTCGACCTACACCATCGCGAAGCTCGTCTCGGTCTGGGGCAACTCGCTCGTGAGCTACTCGCTGATCCCGCTGCGCATCATCGGCCTCCTCGGCGTCCTCTTCGTCGTGCTCGGGTCGCTGCACGGCGGCTTCATCCTCCTCGACATCGGGGCGCCCGACCGTGCGGAACCTTCGGGGTACGAGCGGCTCTCGGCGGTGATCACCTTCTTCCGCGGCCTGCAGCTCGTGGCGATCTCGATCGTCGGGGAGTACGTCGGGAGGACCTTCCTGCACCTCAACCGCGACCCGCAGTTCGTGGTCCGCCGGACACTCCCCGCGACCGGCTCGGAGCGCCGGCGGGCCGGCCCGCCGGCGGCGCCGTGA
- a CDS encoding YggT family protein has protein sequence MIYLVQFVNYTLALGMWLILGRAALGVLTGGRPTPLQALFDRFTAPFFALTRRALPFVGEKGAPLAAFFLLALLRVALIVLAHPAAGR, from the coding sequence GTGATCTACCTCGTCCAGTTCGTCAACTACACGCTCGCGCTGGGGATGTGGCTGATCCTCGGGAGGGCGGCGCTCGGCGTGCTCACCGGCGGCAGGCCGACGCCGCTGCAGGCGCTCTTCGACCGCTTCACGGCGCCGTTCTTCGCGCTGACCCGCCGCGCGTTGCCGTTCGTCGGGGAGAAGGGCGCGCCGCTGGCCGCGTTCTTCCTGCTGGCACTCCTGCGCGTGGCGCTCATCGTCCTCGCACACCCCGCCGCCGGCCGCTGA
- a CDS encoding 3'-5' exonuclease, with amino-acid sequence MAGLVSRIRGLLSGEAVVDAGLPLERIPFAVVDTELTGLDEKRDSVVSVGAVKMSGTRIELGRTFYQLVSPRADFKRESVVVHGITPDDVAQKPPLDAVAADLLAFCGDRVLAGHFLALDLGFLGRECPSIRAADWRRRAVDTMRLHQWLASQRHAGDFSPQGEELNLDAVARRRGIRPAGAHNALADAFTTAQLLQRLLRALPDHGVRTLGDLLRVGRP; translated from the coding sequence ATGGCAGGCCTGGTCTCGCGGATCCGCGGGCTGCTCTCGGGCGAGGCGGTCGTCGACGCCGGGCTGCCGCTCGAGCGCATCCCGTTCGCGGTCGTCGACACCGAGCTCACCGGGCTGGACGAGAAGCGCGACTCCGTGGTCTCGGTCGGGGCCGTGAAGATGTCCGGCACCCGCATCGAGCTGGGGCGCACCTTCTACCAGCTCGTGAGCCCGCGCGCGGACTTCAAGCGCGAGAGCGTCGTCGTGCACGGCATCACCCCGGACGACGTGGCGCAGAAGCCGCCGCTCGACGCGGTGGCCGCCGACCTGCTCGCCTTCTGCGGCGACCGCGTGCTCGCCGGGCATTTCCTGGCCCTCGACCTGGGCTTCCTCGGCCGCGAGTGCCCCTCGATACGCGCCGCCGACTGGCGCCGCCGCGCGGTGGACACGATGCGGCTGCACCAGTGGCTCGCAAGCCAGCGGCACGCCGGCGACTTCTCGCCGCAGGGCGAGGAACTGAACCTCGATGCCGTGGCCCGCCGCCGCGGGATCCGGCCCGCGGGCGCCCACAACGCCCTGGCCGACGCCTTCACGACCGCCCAGCTCCTCCAGCGCCTGCTGCGCGCGCTCCCGGACCACGGGGTGCGGACGCTCGGCGACCTGCTGCGCGTCGGCAGACCGTGA
- a CDS encoding DUF294 nucleotidyltransferase-like domain-containing protein gives MLTREVVQFLQGVPPFQTLPEETLDALARTVSLEYYPAGFPILTQGGPASDSLQIVLTGAAKITMRSMENEEIVIDYRSEGDAIGFLSLYGSDRSRTDVTAVKDTTCYLIPREPFLALLEAHPDVREYFHRVFLAKYMDKAFTDLRSRSGLFGGGGEKLLFTTAVGDLISRSVVTAPSGTSIREAAGAMSRHGISSLVLTDAHDAPVGIMTDRDLREKVAARGRNFAEPASAIMSRSLIKAEATDYCFEALLTMLRHNIHHLLIVDHGRLKGIVTNHDLLILQGTSPISVVREVEGQTSLEGLAQAAAKVNAIVGLLLRDGAKASNITRIITEINDRIVRKAIEFATRPLGPAPLPWCWLSFGSEGRREQTFRTDQDNALLWADPSGPAEEAAMAEWAGAFARQMRESLEQCGFAPCPAGYMADTPRWRLPLSAWGELFSKWITSPGPEALLHAAILFDFRGLAGTISLARELRAHLARSLRNQRVFFARLAGMVTMHRPPLGLFGTIEVRSEGEHKDKLNLKVSALGPIIGIVRLCALERGIPETGTLDRIAALREAHPLLRRFGDELASAFEFLSLLRIQHQFQLLQAGGEVDNFIDPAQLSRYEKKTLKDAFRLINRAQELIIEEYRAGLVGA, from the coding sequence ATGCTCACGCGCGAGGTCGTCCAGTTCCTCCAGGGCGTCCCGCCGTTCCAGACCCTTCCCGAGGAGACGCTCGACGCGCTCGCCCGGACGGTCTCGCTCGAGTACTACCCCGCCGGCTTCCCCATCCTCACGCAGGGCGGCCCCGCGAGCGACTCGCTGCAGATCGTGCTCACCGGCGCCGCCAAGATCACGATGCGCTCGATGGAGAACGAGGAGATCGTCATCGACTACCGCTCGGAGGGGGACGCGATCGGCTTCCTCTCGCTCTACGGCAGCGACCGCTCGCGCACCGACGTCACCGCCGTGAAGGACACGACCTGCTACCTCATCCCGCGCGAGCCGTTCCTGGCGCTGCTCGAGGCGCACCCGGACGTGCGCGAGTACTTCCATCGCGTCTTCCTCGCCAAGTACATGGACAAGGCCTTCACCGACCTGCGCAGCCGCAGCGGGCTCTTCGGCGGCGGCGGCGAGAAGCTGCTCTTCACGACGGCGGTCGGCGACCTGATCTCGCGCAGCGTCGTGACCGCACCGAGCGGCACGAGCATCCGCGAGGCCGCGGGCGCGATGTCCCGCCACGGGATCAGCTCGCTCGTGCTCACCGACGCGCACGACGCGCCCGTCGGCATCATGACCGACCGCGACCTGCGCGAGAAGGTCGCCGCCCGCGGCCGCAACTTCGCCGAGCCGGCGTCCGCGATCATGAGCCGCTCGCTGATCAAGGCCGAGGCCACCGACTACTGCTTCGAGGCGCTGCTGACGATGCTGCGCCACAACATCCACCACCTGCTCATCGTGGACCACGGCCGCCTCAAGGGCATCGTCACGAACCACGACCTGCTCATCCTGCAGGGGACCTCGCCGATCTCGGTCGTCCGCGAGGTCGAGGGGCAGACAAGCCTCGAGGGGCTCGCGCAGGCGGCCGCCAAGGTCAACGCCATCGTGGGGCTGCTCCTGCGCGACGGCGCCAAGGCGAGCAACATCACCCGCATCATCACGGAGATCAACGACCGGATCGTGCGCAAGGCGATCGAGTTCGCGACCCGCCCCCTGGGTCCCGCGCCCCTGCCCTGGTGCTGGCTCTCCTTCGGCAGCGAGGGGCGCCGGGAGCAGACGTTCCGGACCGACCAGGACAACGCGCTGCTGTGGGCGGACCCGTCGGGCCCCGCCGAGGAGGCGGCCATGGCCGAGTGGGCCGGCGCCTTCGCGCGGCAGATGCGCGAGTCGCTCGAGCAGTGCGGCTTCGCGCCCTGCCCCGCGGGCTACATGGCCGACACCCCGCGCTGGCGCCTGCCGCTCTCGGCGTGGGGGGAGCTCTTCTCGAAGTGGATCACGAGTCCCGGGCCGGAGGCGTTGCTGCACGCGGCGATCCTCTTCGACTTCCGGGGCCTGGCGGGGACCATCTCGCTGGCGCGCGAGCTGCGCGCGCACCTGGCGCGCTCGCTGCGCAACCAGCGGGTCTTCTTCGCGCGGCTCGCGGGGATGGTCACGATGCACCGGCCCCCGCTCGGGCTCTTCGGGACCATCGAGGTCCGCAGCGAGGGCGAGCACAAGGACAAGCTCAACCTCAAGGTCAGCGCGCTCGGGCCGATCATCGGCATCGTCCGCCTCTGCGCGCTGGAGCGGGGAATCCCTGAGACGGGGACCCTCGACCGGATCGCGGCCCTGCGGGAGGCGCACCCGCTGCTGCGGCGCTTCGGCGACGAGCTGGCCAGCGCCTTCGAGTTCCTCTCGCTGCTGCGCATCCAGCACCAGTTCCAGTTGCTCCAGGCCGGGGGCGAGGTCGACAACTTCATCGACCCGGCGCAGCTGAGCCGCTACGAGAAGAAGACGCTCAAGGACGCCTTCCGCCTCATCAACCGCGCGCAGGAGCTGATCATCGAGGAGTACCGCGCCGGGCTGGTGGGGGCGTAA
- a CDS encoding Sir2 family NAD-dependent protein deacetylase has translation MRARIARARRLVVLTGPALAPDNAIPAFSDCGTTFGGAEVRAVAAQQPFFEDPVAVWRWYDECRRRLAGVAPGAARRALAEAERRAEAFTLATECVDGLHRRAGSRNVVELRGSVWQTHCTRCGLRSENRDVPIAMPPSCPLCTGLARPGVLWRGEEVPRPLLERCFEALRRCDALVVAGTPGDGQPAVAFIAVARRAGAFVVEVSADPRPGSAADALVIGPPDDVVPDLFAS, from the coding sequence GTGCGTGCGCGCATCGCGCGCGCGCGACGGCTCGTCGTCCTGACAGGCCCCGCGCTCGCGCCGGACAACGCGATCCCCGCGTTCAGCGACTGCGGCACGACGTTCGGCGGCGCCGAGGTTCGCGCGGTCGCCGCCCAGCAGCCGTTCTTCGAGGACCCCGTCGCGGTGTGGCGCTGGTACGACGAGTGCCGGCGACGGCTCGCGGGCGTGGCACCGGGTGCCGCCCGCCGCGCGCTTGCCGAGGCGGAGCGGCGGGCCGAGGCGTTCACGCTCGCGACCGAGTGCGTCGACGGCCTGCACCGGCGCGCCGGCAGCCGGAACGTCGTCGAGCTGCGGGGGAGTGTCTGGCAGACCCACTGCACGCGGTGCGGCCTGCGCTCCGAGAACCGCGACGTGCCGATCGCGATGCCGCCGTCCTGCCCGCTGTGCACCGGACTGGCGCGACCCGGCGTCCTGTGGCGGGGCGAGGAGGTGCCGCGGCCCCTGCTCGAACGCTGCTTCGAGGCCCTGCGACGATGCGACGCCCTTGTCGTCGCCGGGACGCCGGGTGACGGGCAGCCCGCGGTGGCGTTCATCGCTGTGGCCCGCAGGGCGGGTGCTTTCGTCGTCGAGGTCTCGGCGGACCCACGGCCGGGCTCCGCCGCCGACGCCCTCGTCATCGGCCCGCCGGACGACGTCGTGCCAGACCTCTTCGCCTCCTGA
- a CDS encoding DUF3330 domain-containing protein: MAKKKPDENAPPLSCSLCMKELPHDLAHTVEGPDYVHAFCGLDCYRKWTEKQAAEDAKEGKAPAKPSRG; encoded by the coding sequence ATGGCCAAGAAGAAGCCCGATGAGAACGCGCCGCCCCTCTCCTGCTCGCTGTGCATGAAGGAGCTGCCCCACGACCTCGCGCACACCGTCGAGGGGCCCGATTACGTCCACGCCTTCTGCGGGCTCGACTGCTACCGCAAATGGACGGAGAAGCAGGCCGCGGAGGACGCGAAGGAGGGGAAGGCACCCGCAAAGCCCTCGCGTGGGTGA
- a CDS encoding BamA/TamA family outer membrane protein, whose translation MRTAAARVLVLPLAAALALCAAAPARAKFDPARRWLTAETPHFAVHFPEGCEPVAARAAALAEDVHARLAPRIGWQPRARTRLVLSDDEDAAGGWATPYPYNQMLVTVAPPLGEPGFGTTAYDDWLRLVITHEYTHVLQLDLASRFPLALRSVFGRLYFPNSLQPLWLVEGLATYEETELTAGGRGRSPGAEMVLRMAALEGPFPRLEAMAVLPDEWPAGQVPYLFGESFLRRLGERFGREKVTAISQVYGGKPLPFFVAASGEEALGAGYGELWREWSEGLRAGFAGQARAVAARGITCAAALTVDGRLNLSPVWSPDGARIAWLRSDGVDFPGVWVMGADGTGRRRVAKDAFSSATSGATLAWSPDGRRLYYTKPGFVRGAAVQGDLWACDVRNGRQARLTEGLRARDPAPSPDGRTLALVTAGGGTTRLALLDLGGDLPATSAARLRHLMEPSADQLAVPRWSPDGGRIALGVRAPDGTKSIRVLDRDGRTVAEIGRDRALDGGASWSPDGRSLWFASDRTGIFNLFVWDAATGRIRQATNVLGGAFQPAVSPDGKRVAFVEYTARGYDIRLMDTPDVSSLPMVDEAATTAGPGDAPVDDRKFGDAVEIGTAEGWREAGVPQRRAAVSASTDGGAQRQDPGAAREQGASSSDTSRTLSEDALNARPYSPLDTIGPRLWLPWSAVTPESGTLVGAVTGGQDVLQRHRWLLEALYGPESGRFMHALAYAYYGLRPTLSLHSSDLDRTYAGLVPQPAGALDYTERERVAGVEVTLDFPGFESSQAFSLGYEYRHVSALSEPPPVAPSHDKAPATGALGAARLGWTYSSARRQPYSISPGDGRGVALALAHAQEGLGSERTFTRASAGWAEYLPLPVRRHVLLARLFAGTAAGDVPPQGAFALGGGSPGDVVLNVDDAFLPLRGYPANAFRGDNAVLLGLEYRFPLDEIARGGETAPLFLRRLHGALFVDAGEAWDGGGFDAADLRTGIGAELRLDLTFAYSFPLTLRAGVAWVLDEEGGVYPTLGLTMAQGLLGATTPTGRR comes from the coding sequence ATGCGCACGGCGGCGGCGAGGGTCCTGGTCCTGCCCCTCGCGGCCGCGCTCGCGCTGTGTGCCGCGGCGCCGGCACGCGCGAAGTTCGACCCGGCGCGCCGCTGGCTGACGGCCGAGACGCCGCACTTCGCCGTCCACTTCCCCGAAGGGTGCGAGCCCGTCGCCGCGCGCGCCGCCGCCCTCGCCGAGGACGTCCACGCGCGCCTCGCGCCGCGGATCGGCTGGCAGCCGCGGGCGCGGACCCGGCTGGTCCTCTCCGACGACGAGGACGCCGCCGGCGGCTGGGCCACGCCGTACCCGTACAACCAGATGCTCGTCACCGTCGCGCCGCCGCTGGGCGAGCCGGGCTTCGGCACGACCGCCTACGACGACTGGCTGCGCCTGGTGATCACGCACGAGTACACGCACGTGCTGCAGCTGGACCTGGCGTCCCGCTTCCCGCTCGCGCTGCGCTCGGTCTTCGGGAGACTCTACTTCCCGAACTCCCTGCAGCCGCTCTGGCTGGTCGAGGGGCTGGCGACGTACGAGGAGACCGAGCTGACGGCAGGAGGCCGCGGCCGCTCCCCCGGCGCGGAGATGGTCCTGCGCATGGCGGCCCTCGAGGGGCCCTTTCCGCGGCTCGAGGCCATGGCGGTCCTGCCCGACGAGTGGCCCGCCGGGCAGGTGCCGTACCTCTTCGGCGAGTCCTTCCTGCGCCGCCTCGGCGAGCGCTTCGGCCGTGAGAAGGTCACCGCGATCAGCCAGGTCTACGGCGGCAAGCCGCTGCCGTTCTTCGTCGCGGCCAGCGGCGAGGAGGCGCTGGGCGCCGGCTACGGCGAGCTCTGGCGGGAGTGGTCCGAGGGCCTGCGCGCGGGGTTTGCCGGGCAGGCGCGCGCCGTGGCGGCCCGGGGAATCACGTGCGCGGCGGCGCTCACCGTCGACGGCCGCCTCAACCTCTCGCCGGTCTGGTCGCCCGACGGCGCGCGCATCGCGTGGCTGCGCTCCGACGGCGTCGACTTCCCCGGCGTCTGGGTCATGGGCGCCGACGGGACGGGACGTCGCCGCGTTGCGAAGGACGCCTTCTCGAGTGCCACGTCCGGCGCGACGCTCGCCTGGAGCCCCGACGGGCGCCGGCTGTATTACACGAAGCCGGGCTTCGTCCGCGGCGCGGCGGTGCAGGGAGACCTCTGGGCGTGCGACGTCCGCAACGGGCGGCAGGCGCGCCTGACCGAAGGGCTCCGCGCGCGCGATCCCGCGCCCTCGCCGGACGGCCGCACGCTTGCGCTGGTGACCGCAGGCGGCGGGACCACCCGGCTGGCGCTCCTCGACCTCGGCGGCGACCTGCCGGCGACGTCGGCCGCCCGGCTGCGCCACCTGATGGAGCCCTCGGCGGACCAGCTCGCCGTACCGCGCTGGAGCCCGGACGGCGGGCGCATCGCGCTCGGCGTCCGCGCCCCGGACGGCACCAAGAGCATCCGCGTCCTCGATCGCGACGGCCGGACCGTGGCCGAGATCGGCCGCGACCGCGCGCTCGACGGCGGGGCGTCCTGGAGCCCCGACGGGCGCAGCCTCTGGTTCGCCTCGGACCGCACGGGAATCTTCAACCTCTTCGTCTGGGACGCGGCGACCGGCCGCATCCGGCAGGCGACCAACGTCCTCGGCGGCGCCTTCCAGCCTGCCGTCTCGCCGGACGGGAAGCGCGTCGCCTTCGTGGAGTACACCGCGAGGGGCTACGACATCCGCCTCATGGACACGCCCGATGTCTCTTCCCTTCCGATGGTGGACGAGGCGGCGACCACGGCGGGACCCGGCGACGCGCCTGTCGATGATCGCAAGTTCGGGGACGCCGTTGAAATCGGGACAGCGGAGGGGTGGCGCGAAGCGGGGGTCCCCCAGCGGCGCGCAGCCGTCTCGGCGAGCACCGATGGGGGTGCGCAGCGACAGGACCCCGGAGCCGCACGGGAACAGGGTGCATCTTCTTCTGACACGAGCCGCACGCTCTCGGAGGACGCCTTGAACGCCCGTCCCTATTCCCCCCTCGACACCATCGGCCCCCGCCTGTGGCTGCCGTGGTCCGCCGTCACCCCCGAGAGCGGCACCCTCGTCGGCGCCGTCACCGGCGGGCAGGACGTCCTCCAGCGCCATCGCTGGCTGCTGGAGGCCCTCTACGGCCCGGAGAGCGGACGGTTCATGCACGCGCTCGCCTACGCCTACTATGGCCTCCGGCCCACCCTCTCGTTGCACTCGAGCGACCTCGACCGCACCTACGCCGGCCTCGTGCCGCAGCCGGCGGGCGCGCTCGACTACACCGAGCGCGAAAGAGTCGCCGGCGTCGAGGTGACGCTCGATTTCCCGGGCTTCGAGTCGTCGCAGGCGTTCTCGCTCGGCTACGAGTACCGCCACGTCAGCGCGCTTTCCGAGCCGCCCCCGGTCGCGCCGTCCCACGACAAGGCACCTGCCACCGGCGCCCTCGGGGCGGCGCGCCTCGGCTGGACGTACTCGAGCGCCCGCCGGCAGCCATATTCGATCAGCCCCGGGGACGGCCGCGGCGTCGCGCTCGCACTGGCCCACGCGCAGGAGGGGCTTGGCAGCGAGCGCACCTTCACGCGCGCCTCCGCCGGCTGGGCCGAGTACCTCCCGCTGCCCGTCCGCCGCCACGTGCTGCTCGCGCGCCTCTTCGCGGGGACCGCGGCAGGCGACGTCCCGCCGCAGGGCGCGTTCGCCCTCGGCGGGGGCTCGCCGGGGGACGTCGTCCTCAACGTCGACGACGCGTTCCTGCCGCTGCGGGGCTACCCGGCCAACGCGTTCCGCGGGGACAACGCGGTCCTCCTCGGGCTGGAGTACCGCTTCCCGCTCGATGAGATCGCCCGCGGCGGCGAGACGGCGCCTCTCTTCCTCCGGCGGCTCCACGGCGCCCTCTTCGTGGACGCGGGCGAGGCCTGGGACGGTGGCGGCTTCGACGCCGCGGACCTGCGCACCGGGATCGGCGCCGAGCTGCGACTGGACCTCACGTTCGCGTACTCCTTCCCGCTGACGCTGCGCGCGGGCGTCGCGTGGGTGCTTGACGAGGAGGGGGGGGTGTACCCGACACTAGGGCTGACCATGGCCCAGGGCCTCCTGGGTGCGACAACGCCCACTGGAAGGAGATGA
- a CDS encoding TPM domain-containing protein: protein MRRRLASALAAAGLLLTVALRAGAVSPPLPATPPDYVVDLAGVIDAAAAARLSALLRGLEERTGAQVLVLTVRSLEGESLEDFSLDVAHNRWKLGQKGKDNGVLITLALQERRYRIEVGYGLEAVLPDSAVGSIGRELLVPAFRAGDYGGGLVAAAGEIAARIAQAAGAQLPEAPGVARAPAARGRAGQRAGPLQVAFMVLAGIVFLWLLIRHPQLLIWLLLTSRGGGRGSWGGGGGGFGGGGGGGFGGGGSSGSW, encoded by the coding sequence TTGCGACGTAGGCTGGCGTCGGCCCTCGCTGCTGCCGGCCTGCTGCTCACCGTCGCGCTCCGGGCCGGGGCGGTGTCGCCGCCGCTGCCCGCGACGCCGCCCGACTACGTCGTCGACCTCGCCGGCGTCATCGACGCGGCGGCCGCGGCCCGTCTCAGCGCCCTGCTGCGCGGCCTCGAGGAGCGGACGGGCGCGCAGGTGCTCGTGCTCACGGTGCGCTCGCTCGAGGGCGAGTCGCTCGAGGACTTCTCCCTGGACGTCGCCCACAACCGCTGGAAGCTCGGGCAGAAGGGGAAGGACAACGGGGTCCTGATCACGCTCGCGCTGCAGGAGCGGCGCTACCGCATCGAGGTCGGCTACGGGCTCGAGGCGGTGCTCCCGGACAGCGCGGTCGGCAGCATTGGGCGGGAGCTGCTGGTGCCGGCGTTCCGCGCCGGCGACTACGGCGGCGGGCTGGTCGCGGCCGCGGGGGAGATCGCCGCGCGGATCGCGCAGGCCGCCGGCGCGCAGCTCCCGGAGGCCCCCGGCGTTGCCCGGGCGCCCGCCGCGCGGGGTCGTGCGGGCCAGCGCGCGGGGCCGCTGCAGGTGGCGTTCATGGTGCTCGCCGGCATCGTCTTCCTCTGGCTGCTCATCCGCCACCCGCAGCTGCTGATCTGGCTGCTGCTCACCTCGCGCGGCGGCGGCCGCGGCTCGTGGGGCGGCGGCGGGGGCGGCTTCGGGGGCGGCGGCGGTGGTGGCTTCGGCGGCGGCGGCTCCTCCGGTTCATGGTAG
- a CDS encoding LemA family protein codes for MGKGVKIAVIIGVIALVVGGWLVKGYNGVIRMDEAIKAQWAQVENQLKRRYDLIPNLVETVKGFATHEREIFTTLAEARTKYFSAQTVGEKVEASRGLEGALSRLLLLQENYPQLKANENFLKLQDSLEGTENRIAVERKRYNDEVRTLNAYIRGFPGSIFASLARVQQAVYYDLPAGQEETPKVKFN; via the coding sequence ATGGGCAAGGGTGTGAAGATCGCGGTGATCATCGGCGTGATCGCGCTGGTGGTCGGCGGCTGGCTGGTCAAGGGCTACAACGGCGTCATCCGGATGGACGAGGCCATCAAGGCGCAGTGGGCGCAGGTCGAGAACCAGCTCAAGCGGCGCTACGACCTGATCCCGAACCTCGTCGAGACCGTCAAGGGCTTCGCCACCCACGAGCGGGAGATCTTCACGACGCTCGCCGAGGCGCGCACGAAGTACTTCTCCGCGCAGACCGTCGGCGAGAAGGTCGAGGCCTCCCGCGGACTCGAGGGGGCGCTGTCGCGCCTGCTCCTGCTCCAGGAGAACTATCCCCAGCTCAAGGCGAACGAGAACTTCCTCAAGCTGCAGGACTCGCTCGAGGGCACCGAGAACCGCATCGCCGTCGAGCGCAAGCGCTACAACGACGAAGTCAGGACGCTCAACGCCTACATCCGCGGCTTCCCCGGGAGCATCTTCGCGTCCCTCGCGCGCGTGCAGCAGGCGGTGTACTACGACCTGCCGGCGGGCCAGGAGGAGACGCCGAAGGTCAAGTTCAACTAG
- a CDS encoding class I SAM-dependent methyltransferase, with the protein MSDARRERVLARVGTLFDELAARPGVDEIIPSFTRLHRELQEARRSGDADRIEIALARVYCVAHGSGGAYSPADRSAFEALGGYWCHAGGLEPLHLIAPFIGPETRLVDYGAGNGFQGLLIHHLWPHRLTTMVELGGPMIEQGRLLQALLGIPADRVAWVHANILDVPPDEFDVIYLYRPVRPEGPGRAFYEMLAGGLDALRRPVTVVSVADCLRQFLRVPVRIHHDDGQVVVYTTSPDGVHGGDPPPKAP; encoded by the coding sequence GTGAGCGACGCGCGCAGGGAGCGGGTGCTCGCGCGCGTCGGGACGCTCTTCGACGAGCTCGCGGCCCGCCCGGGCGTCGACGAGATCATACCGTCGTTCACGCGCCTGCACCGCGAGCTGCAGGAGGCGCGACGCAGTGGCGACGCGGACCGGATCGAAATCGCGCTCGCGCGCGTCTACTGCGTCGCGCACGGGTCGGGGGGCGCGTACTCGCCGGCCGACCGCAGCGCGTTCGAGGCGCTTGGAGGCTACTGGTGCCACGCGGGCGGGCTCGAGCCGCTGCACCTCATCGCGCCGTTCATCGGCCCCGAGACGCGGCTGGTCGACTACGGAGCCGGCAACGGCTTCCAGGGGCTGCTCATCCACCACCTCTGGCCGCACCGGCTCACGACCATGGTGGAGCTGGGCGGCCCGATGATCGAGCAGGGGCGGCTGCTGCAGGCGCTCCTCGGCATCCCCGCCGATCGGGTCGCGTGGGTGCACGCGAACATCCTGGACGTGCCGCCGGACGAATTCGACGTGATCTACCTGTACCGCCCGGTGCGCCCCGAAGGCCCGGGGCGCGCCTTCTACGAGATGCTCGCGGGCGGCCTGGACGCGCTGCGCCGCCCGGTCACGGTCGTGAGCGTGGCCGACTGTCTCCGGCAGTTCCTGCGGGTGCCCGTGCGCATCCACCACGACGACGGGCAGGTCGTGGTGTACACGACGTCCCCGGACGGCGTCCACGGTGGCGACCCGCCTCCGAAAGCGCCGTGA